The genome window TCCCGCTGAGGCCCCGCTTCCGAAGAATGCGAACTGGGAAGACTTCACCCTCCATTCGCACGAGGAGTGCCTGGCGGATCGGGAGCTGTATTCCAAGAATTTCAAGGCCATCGAGACCGAATCCAACCGCGTCCATGCCCGCCGCCTCCTGCAGCGCGTCGGCGATCGCATGCTCATCATCAACCCGCCTTACCCGACGATGAGTGAGCAGCAGATCGACGCCTCCTTCGATCTCCCGTACACGCGACTGCCGCACCCGCGCTACCGCAAGCGTCCGCCGATCCCGGCGTACGAGATGATCAAGCACTCGATCAACATGCATCGCGGCTGTTTTGGCGGCTGCAGCTTCTGCACGATCTCCGCGCACCAGGGTAAGTTCGTCGCCTCCCGCTCGAAGGACAGCATCATGAAGGAGGTCGAGGCGATCAAGGCCATGCCCGACTTCCGCGGCACGATCACGGACCTGGGTGGACCGTCCGCCAACATGTATCGGATGAAGGGCATCGACGAGAGCATCTGCGACCAATGCATCCGCCCGAGCTGCATCTGGCCCAATGTCTGCCGCAATCTCGATACCGACCACAGCCCGCTTCTCGACATCTACAAGAGCGTACGCGAAACGCCGGGCGTGAAGCACGCGTTCGTCACCTCCGGTATTCGCTACGACCTCTTCCTGCACGAGCATGCCAAGCCGCATGCGAAGGAAAGCCACGGTCGCTACGTCGACGAGTTGGTCGAGCACCATGTCTCGGGCCGCCTCAAGGTCGCACCCGAACACACCTCAGACGATGTTCTCCGGGTCATGCGCAAGCCGTCGTTCAAACTCTTCTACCGCTTCAAGGAGAAGTTTGATGCCGCCGCACGCAAGGCCGGCAAGCCGCAGACCCAGCTCATTCCGTATTTCATCAGTTCACACCCGGGCTCACAGCCCAAGGACATGGCCGACCTGGCGCTCAAGACAAAAGACCTCGGGTTCAAGCTCGAGCAGGTGCAGGACTTCACGCCGACGCCGATGACGGTGTCCACGGAGATCTACGTCACCGGCATCCACCCCTACACCGGCAAGGCCACCCCTGTCGCTCGCACGCGGGAGGAGAAGGACACCCAGCGCAGCTTCTTCTTCTGGTATCGGCCGGAGGTGCGCAGGGAGCTGAAAGACTCGATGCGACGCCTCGGCCTTGAGGAGTTCATCGACCCCCTGCTCAATCGCGACGCGAAGGTCAGCTCCGCCGGCTATGTACCCAACGTCGGCGGCCCGCGTCCCCTGGATGTGCACGACCGCAACTGGGCGGATCAGAACCCATTCTCCGGTAGTTGTGCAATGGATACGTCGTCAACGGCTCCGACCGCACCCTGTGGCGTACCGATTCCTGGAGTCGGCATGGCCCCAAGTGCGAAGGAGGAAATGCTCTCCTCTGCGAAACCCGCGCCGAAGCCGAAGAGTCCTTTTGCAAAGTTTATGAAAGGGAAGAGGCGCTGAGCGGAGGAGGATTAAGGAGACTAGGGGAATTTGGGGACTGGGGGGATTGGGGACCGGGGGCCAGCGAGATCAGGGACCAGAATAGATGGGACCAGTGGGAGAACTTTGCCACGGGCCGGTGGCTGGGTGCTCACCACTCACCACACCTAAGAAGGGGCAACTCGATTACTGCGAGCCGCAACCACTCACCACACTGGCTGCCGGCTACTGACTACTGACTACTGACTCCCCACGACTCCCTACCAACTCCTCCGAATCCGCAGCGGCTCATACAGCTGCTCGTCGATTTCCGTAAGGAAACGGCTTGCGGTCAGGAGCATGCCGCCGGGGCCCGCGCGCGTTGCCACGCGTGGGTAGCACAGGTACAGCTCGCTCTTCGCTCGCGTCACTGCGACATAAAACAAGCGCCGCTCCTCCTCGACATCTCCGTCTTCAATCGCGCGGCGCCCGGGGAATTGTCCGTCCGCCAGCCCGATCAGGAACACGACATCGTACTCAAGGCCCTTGGATTGGTGGACCGTCGTCAACTTCAGCGACTCGGCCTCCGGGTCTACTTGCTGCTCCGCGGTCTCGCCGTTAAGCAGAACAATCTGCGCGAGCATCTCCGACATGTCATCGAAGCGCTGCGCAAAGCCGATGAGGGCGTTCAATTCATCCAGGCGCTCCACGTAGTCGGTGAAGGCGCCACGGAGGTAATCCCCGTACCAGCCGTTGACCGCCAGATCGACCGCCTTGAACGGCCGGTCGTTCTTCATCGCTTCAGCGACCTCTCCCAGCGATGCGCAGAAGGAGCCCCAGTCGCCACGCGCGTCCGCCGGCACCTTTGACCGTACATCGTCCGTATCGAGTGCGTCGATGAAGTTGCGCTGCATGAGCTTCGCATGGTCCAGAGCCGCTTCATAAATCTTGATCGCTCCCTTTTCGCCAATCTTGGGGTGCAGCATCGCGATCCGTTGCCACGCGGACTGGTCGGAG of Opitutaceae bacterium contains these proteins:
- a CDS encoding YgiQ family radical SAM protein translates to MSTQVPDAVHDSTRWLPISRDEVLARGWDQLDVILVSGDAYVDHPSFGTAVIGRIIESEGFKIAILPQPNWRDDLRDFKKLGAPKYFFGVTAGCMDSMVSKYTAGKRLRSEDAYTPGGEHGFRPDYAVTEYSRILKKLYPEVPVVIGGIEASLRRVTHFDYWSESMKPTVLEESGADLLVYGMGEMPLREILRLLKKGVPFSSLKTIAQTGVLIPAEAPLPKNANWEDFTLHSHEECLADRELYSKNFKAIETESNRVHARRLLQRVGDRMLIINPPYPTMSEQQIDASFDLPYTRLPHPRYRKRPPIPAYEMIKHSINMHRGCFGGCSFCTISAHQGKFVASRSKDSIMKEVEAIKAMPDFRGTITDLGGPSANMYRMKGIDESICDQCIRPSCIWPNVCRNLDTDHSPLLDIYKSVRETPGVKHAFVTSGIRYDLFLHEHAKPHAKESHGRYVDELVEHHVSGRLKVAPEHTSDDVLRVMRKPSFKLFYRFKEKFDAAARKAGKPQTQLIPYFISSHPGSQPKDMADLALKTKDLGFKLEQVQDFTPTPMTVSTEIYVTGIHPYTGKATPVARTREEKDTQRSFFFWYRPEVRRELKDSMRRLGLEEFIDPLLNRDAKVSSAGYVPNVGGPRPLDVHDRNWADQNPFSGSCAMDTSSTAPTAPCGVPIPGVGMAPSAKEEMLSSAKPAPKPKSPFAKFMKGKRR